GaagaatttgaattaaaaattatgcaaataaaatttcaaaattgtgcATTCTTTTCCACTCTAATAAATTACTCGCATCCTTTTAAAAAAGGGCAAAAACATGTCTCTTTCTTGAGTGAATTTGGCCCTAAATAATTCTCGATGTTTTGTCACTTTAAACTACTCCTACCATCCAACTTTACTTTGTAAATGTCCTCACTTTCAGTCACTTTCTCCCATATctattaaactaattaaattcaaatataaaaactaaaattccAATGTAAAAAAATGGTGGGCCCCAGCCCCATTCATATGCAGCTGTTTGCACAACCAAATGCCTATATAAACAAGTGAGCTCTAtgaaacaaaactaaaatagaGTATTTGGTTctaatttttgagttttttttttttttaaagaaaagaaaatgggtGTATCAGGAACATTAGAATACATTTCAGAGATGATGAGCAGCAGCCACAAacacaaaaagaagaagaagcaattCCAAACTGTAAACCTCAAGGTCAGAATGGACTGCGATGGCTGTGAGCTCAAAGTCAAGAACGCCTTATCTTCTCTCTCTGGTATATAACTCACTCTACATTCTTGATCCTTCAAAATGcatactacctccatcccataaaatacgtgcatttgaaatgacacggaaattaatgcacaattaataaagtaagagaggggatAAGAATGGTAGTTAAGTTAAATCAGTGTTATTGAATAATGGgaccatattattattagtaggcgtagtggtataagttgtaaataaattgatttacaTGAGTAATGAGGGACAACTttttataaatggaaatactcatatttttataagacgggcaaaaatgaaaagtaagtACATActttaatgggacggaaggagtatatataattaagaaaatggtAATGTAATTCAGGAGTGAAGTCTGTGGAGATAAACAGGAAGCAGCAGAAGGTGACGGTGACGGGGTACGTGGAGCAAGCCAAGGTGCTCAAGAAGGCCAAGGCAACGGGGAAGAAGGCCGAGATTTGGCCCTATGTTCCGTACAATCTGGTTTCCCAGCCCTACGCGCCGCAGGCCTATGACAAGAAGGCTCCACCGGGCTTCGTTAGGAAAGTCGAAAACCCGGTCGCCTCCGTCAAGTATGATGATCCCTACATTGCTATGTTTAGCGATGACAATCCAAATGCATGCTCCCTAATGTAGTTATGGAAATTctcatatta
The genomic region above belongs to Salvia hispanica cultivar TCC Black 2014 chromosome 3, UniMelb_Shisp_WGS_1.0, whole genome shotgun sequence and contains:
- the LOC125215741 gene encoding heavy metal-associated isoprenylated plant protein 23, yielding MGVSGTLEYISEMMSSSHKHKKKKKQFQTVNLKVRMDCDGCELKVKNALSSLSGVKSVEINRKQQKVTVTGYVEQAKVLKKAKATGKKAEIWPYVPYNLVSQPYAPQAYDKKAPPGFVRKVENPVASVKYDDPYIAMFSDDNPNACSLM